The Zingiber officinale cultivar Zhangliang chromosome 9A, Zo_v1.1, whole genome shotgun sequence genome window below encodes:
- the LOC122019377 gene encoding pectinesterase-like — translation MANYDKQLSDGRKNDRTKLVLLAVAACLLLLLVVGAVVGASYQQDDGGDDDVAEQSEHAIHASGKSVTALCSSTDYVHACESSLSKVVPEGTEDPKVLLKAAVSVVLDEVSKGFAHSRLQTSNDSRVRGAVQDCQEMFEDSKGEINATLRSIIDHGIEKLPARSHDMRTWLSAVITYQQTCIDGFPDGDLKDKMKAAMKNSKELTSNALAIIGQASSFLSLINLPARRRLLLDDQPPTVTKNGYPSWFTKDDRRMLKSVKVMLKPNVTVAKDGTGDFTTVNEALAKMPNEYEGRYVIYIKEGVYEEQVNVTKNMVNVTMFGDGSKRTIITGSKNFIDGTRTFLTATFFAAGDRFVAIGMAFRNTAGAEKHQAVALRVVSDRSVFLNCRMEGYQDTLYAHSHRQFYRGCVIAGTIDFIFGDASAVFQNCLLVVRRPLSNQQNIVTAQGRTDRWETTGFVIHRCRFLADNRLKDPSMPAIPSYLARPWKEFSKTIIMESQIDGFIDKKGYLPWDGTFALSTLYYAEYNNKGPGADTAGRVNWPGVHVIKRNDALKYTVENFIQGSTWIPVSGAPLRLGLNS, via the exons ATGGCGAATTACGACAAGCAATTGTCGGACGGCCGGAAGAACGACCGCACAAAGCTGGTGCTGCTCGCCGTCGCTGCTTGCCTCCTGCTGCTTCTGGTGGTGGGGGCGGTGGTCGGTGCTAGCTACCAGCAGGACGACGGCGGCGACGACGACGTCGCCGAGCAGAGCGAGCACGCGATCCACGCGTCGGGCAAGTCCGTCACCGCGCTCTGCTCCTCGACCGACTACGTGCATGCGTGCGAGTCGAGCCTGTCGAAGGTGGTGCCGGAGGGCACGGAGGACCCGAAGGTGCTGCTGAAGGCGGCCGTCTCGGTGGTGCTCGACGAGGTCAGCAAGGGGTTCGCCCACTCTCGGCTGCAGACCAGCAATGACAGCCGCGTGCGCGGCGCCGTGCAG GACTGCCAGGAGATGTTCGAGGACTCCAAGGGCGAGATCAACGCCACGCTGCGTAGCATCATCGACCATGGCATCGAGAAGCTCCCCGCCCGATCGCACGACATGCGCACCTGGCTCAGCGCCGTCATCACCTACCAACAGACCTGCATCGACGGCTTCCCCGACGGCGATCTCAAGGACAAGATGAAAGCCGCCATGAAAAACTCCAAGGAACTCACCAGCAACGCCCTCGCCATAATCGGCCAGGCATCCAGCTTCCTCTCCCTCATCAACCTCCCCGCCCGGCGCCGCCTCCTCCTCGACGACCAGCCTCCGACGGTGACCAAGAACGGGTACCCTTCCTGGTTCACCAAAGACGACCGCCGGATGCTCAAGAGCGTGAAGGTCATGCTCAAGCCCAATGTCACCGTGGCCAAGGATGGCACCGGCGACTTCACCACCGTCAATGAGGCACTCGCCAAGATGCCCAACGAATACGAAGGAAG GTACGTGATCTACATTAAAGAAGGAGTATACGAGGAACAGGTAAACGTCACGAAGAATATGGTTAATGTGACGATGTTTGGCGACGGATCGAAGAGGACCATTATCACCGGCAGCAAAAATTTCATCGACGGCACGAGGACGTTTCTGACCGCCACATTTT TCGCGGCCGGTGATCGATTCGTGGCGATCGGGATGGCGTTCAGGAACACAGCGGGGGCGGAGAAGCACCAGGCTGTGGCGCTGCGGGTGGTGTCGGACCGGTCGGTGTTCCTCAACTGCAGGATGGAAGGGTACCAGGACACGCTGTATGCGCACTCGCACCGGCAGTTCTACCGGGGCTGCGTCATCGCCGGCACCATCGACTTCATCTTTGGCGACGCCTCGGCGGTGTTCCAGAACTGCCTCCTGGTGGTGCGCCGGCCGCTGTCGAACCAGCAGAACATCGTGACGGCGCAGGGGCGAACCGACAGATGGGAGACCACCGGGTTCGTCATCCACCGCTGCCGATTCCTCGCCGACAACCGCCTGAAGGACCCGTCGATGCCGGCGATCCCGAGCTACCTCGCCCGGCCGTGGAAGGAGTTCTCGAAGACCATCATCATGGAATCGCAGATCGACGGGTTCATCGACAAGAAGGGATACCTGCCGTGGGATGGCACCTTCGCGTTGAGCACGCTGTACTACGCGGAGTACAACAACAAGGGGCCGGGGGCGGACACCGCCGGGCGGGTGAACTGGCCGGGAGTCCACGTCATCAAAAGGAACGACGCCCTCAAGTACACGGTGGAGAACTTCATACAGGGCTCCACGTGGATTCCGGTGAGCGGTGCGCCGCTGCGGCTGGGATTGAACTCTTGA
- the LOC122018810 gene encoding methyltransferase FGSG_00040-like, with amino-acid sequence MKQAVSLEEQVQHLRSKATQLLLREDWGEYINLYSHLISLCLAAGDGAGAALHKTLCLAHSNRAEARFRTRDLAGALRDCDRALEFDPAHLKSLLRKARVLLDLDRYASAGDCLKLAIASHPGDDASRELLVRCRNLEAQSRRGRIDVSNWILGGFGDKCPDLAEYVGPVEIRRCSNGERGLFATKNVEAGTPLVVTRAVVAGRGILPESAGGPGDSARMLLWKDFVEKVLDVAEKCSRTLNLIYQLSPGTDQGDLEVPDIALFKPDAVEQLLALPPASRPDVDRILKVLDVNCLSEEAFSTKIDGKQSNYIGIGLWLLPSFLNHSCSPSARRQHIGDHAIVHAARDLRAGEEVTIAYFDVLSPIDDRRTSSRRWAFECRCERCDFEDSALFGPKMREMEAAMKGGASMEETVMRLEEGMRRWEVKGKQKGFLRASIWPAYASVYGSERLMRRCVRKIPVAAVVAESVAEAVGGDERVLKAVLGRMKKGCGDVAEMEKAMRLGRATYGKIMKRTAMKALFQLPLLNNGI; translated from the coding sequence ATGAAGCAGGCAGTGAGCCTCGAGGAGCAGGTGCAGCATCTACGATCCAAAGCGACGCAGCTCCTACTTCGCGAAGACTGGGGCGAGTACATCAACCTTTACTCCCACCTCATCTCCCTCTGCCTCGCCGCCGGCGACGGCGCGGGCGCCGCTCTCCACAAGACCCTCTGCCTCGCGCATTCCAACCGCGCCGAGGCCCGCTTCCGCACTAGAGACCTCGCTGGCGCGCTCCGGGACTGCGACCGCGCGCTCGAGTTCGACCCCGCCCACCTAAAGTCCCTCCTTCGTAAAGCCAGGGTTTTGCTCGACCTAGATCGGTATGCGTCGGCGGGCGATTGCCTCAAGCTCGCGATCGCCTCTCACCCGGGGGACGATGCCTCCAGAGAGCTTTTGGTTCGGTGCCGGAATTTGGAGGCGCAGTCGAGAAGGGGTAGAATCGATGTTTCTAACTGGATTTTGGGCGGATTCGGCGACAAGTGCCCGGATCTGGCAGAGTACGTCGGCCCGGTCGAGATCCGGAGGTGCAGCAATGGCGAAAGAGGGCTTTTTGCTACCAAAAACGTTGAGGCCGGGACGCCGTTGGTCGTGACTAGAGCCGTCGTAGCTGGAAGAGGGATTCTTCCGGAATCCGCCGGCGGACCTGGCGATAGCGCTCGGATGCTATTGTGGAAGGACTTCGTCGAAAAGGTCCTCGACGTTGCCGAGAAATGTAGCAGAACACTCAACTTGATCTACCAATTGTCTCCAGGGACGGATCAAGGGGATCTCGAAGTCCCCGACATTGCGTTGTTCAAGCCAGATGCGGTGGAGCAGCTTCTTGCTCTGCCTCCGGCGAGCAGGCCGGATGTCGATCGCATCTTGAAGGTTTTGGACGTCAATTGCCTGAGCGAGGAGGCGTTTTCCACCAAGATTGATGGAAAACAAAGCAACTACATTGGGATCGGGCTTTGGCTGCTACCCTCCTTCCTGAACCATTCTTGCAGCCCGAGCGCGAGGAGGCAGCACATCGGCGACCACGCGATCGTCCACGCCGCCCGCGACTTGAGGGCGGGCGAGGAGGTGACCATCGCCTACTTCGATGTGCTCTCTCCGATCGATGACCGGAGGACGTCGTCGAGGAGGTGGGCGTTTGAGTGCCGTTGCGAAAGGTGCGATTTTGAAGACTCCGCTCTCTTCGGGCCGAAGATGAGGGAGATGGAAGCGGCGATGAAGGGAGGAGCAAGCATGGAGGAAACAGTAATGAGATTGGAAGAGGGGATGAGGAGATGGGAGGTGAAGGGAAAGCAAAAAGGGTTCTTGAGGGCGTCAATTTGGCCGGCTTACGCAAGCGTTTACGGGTCGGAGAGGCTGATGAGGAGGTGCGTGAGGAAGATTCCGGTGGCGGCGGTGGTCGCCGAGAGCGTGGCGGAGGCAGTGGGAGGGGATGAGAGGGTGCTGAAGGCGGTGCTCGGGAGGATGAAGAAAGGCTGCGGCGATGTGGCAGAGATGGAGAAGGCGATGAGATTGGGGAGAGCAACGTATGGGAAGATCATGAAGAGAACAGCCATGAAAGCTTTGTTTCAACTGCCGCTGCTCAACAATGGCATCTAA
- the LOC122020056 gene encoding polypyrimidine tract-binding protein homolog 1-like isoform X3, translating into MSVLMLFIWSMLTRSISRYQHLLSETYHVCFALSPFAYSVVFSAFGFVHKIATFEKAAGFQALIQYTDTATASEARNALDGRSIPRYLLPEHVTSCHLRITFSAHTDLNIKFQSHRSRDYTNPYLPVNPSAIEGTLQPTIGPDGKIKEPESNVLLASIENMQYAVTVDVLHTVFSAFGTVQKIAIFEKNGGTQALIQYPDMTTAAVAKEALEGHCIYDGGYCKLHLSYSRHTDLNVKAYSDKSRDYTITDTGILSNQASSVPAAPASWQANPQVGVQAAAPVGLGQLPAFASPGGAFQGQPFVPPGAPYHTSSALPTTSAGYLQASQQVAKYGMHPRPAGGAPYVGQPPRYF; encoded by the exons ATGTCAGTATTGATGTTATTCATTTG GTCCATGTTAACACGGAGTATATCCCgttatcagcatctgctttcgGAGACATACCATGTTTGTTTTGCTCTCTCACCTTTTGCCTATTCTGTT GTCTTTTCTGCTTTTGGTTTTGTCCACAAAATTGCTACGTTTGAGAAGGCAGCTGGTTTTCAG GCTTTAATTCAGTATACTGACACCGCAACTGCTTCAGAAGCTAGAAATGCATTGGACGGGAGAAGCATTCCAAG GTACCTGCTTCCAGAGCATGTTACATCTTGCCACCTCCGAATTACTTTTTCAGCTCATACAGATTTAAATATCAAATTTCAGTCTCATCGCAGCAG GGATTACACTAATCCTTACCTTCCTGTTAATCCTTCAGCAATTGAGGGTACTTTACAG CCTACAATTGGTCCTGATGGAAAAATAAAGGAGCCTGAGAGCAATGTACTACTTGCTTCCATAGAGAATATGCAATACGCTGTCACAGTTGATGTTCTTCACACA GTGTTCTCAGCATTTGGAACTGTCCAGAAAATTGCAATATTTGAGAAGAATGGTGGAACTCAAGCTTTAATCCAATACCCTG ACATGACCACAGCAGCAGTTGCCAAAGAGGCTCTTGAGGGGCATTGCATTTATGATGGTGGCTATTGTAAGCTTCATCTCTCATACTCTCGTCACACTGACCTCAATGTAAAG GCATATAGCGACAAGAGCAGAGATTACACGATTACTGACACTGGAATCCTCTCCAATCAAGCTTCATCTGTGCCGGCTGCTCCCGCTAGTTGGCAAGCAAACCCTCAAGTTGGCGTGCAAGCAGCAGCTCCAGTGGGGCTGGGACAGTTGCCTGCTTTTGCATCACCCGGTGGAGCATTCCAAGGCCAACCTTTTGTCCCACCTGGCGCCCCATATCATACTTCATCTGCTCTCCCGACAACTTCTGCTGGCTATCTTCAAGCTTCACAGCAGGTAGCTAAATATGGAATGCACCCAAGGCCTGCTGGTGGTGCACCGTACGTCGGACAACCTCCTAGGTATTTCTAG
- the LOC122020056 gene encoding polypyrimidine tract-binding protein homolog 1-like isoform X4 gives MSVLMLFIWSMLTRSISRYQHLLSETYHVISTCLKAFLEVFSAFGFVHKIATFEKAAGFQALIQYTDTATASEARNALDGRSIPRYLLPEHVTSCHLRITFSAHTDLNIKFQSHRSRDYTNPYLPVNPSAIEGTLQPTIGPDGKIKEPESNVLLASIENMQYAVTVDVLHTVFSAFGTVQKIAIFEKNGGTQALIQYPDMTTAAVAKEALEGHCIYDGGYCKLHLSYSRHTDLNVKAYSDKSRDYTITDTGILSNQASSVPAAPASWQANPQVGVQAAAPVGLGQLPAFASPGGAFQGQPFVPPGAPYHTSSALPTTSAGYLQASQQVAKYGMHPRPAGGAPYVGQPPRYF, from the exons ATGTCAGTATTGATGTTATTCATTTG GTCCATGTTAACACGGAGTATATCCCgttatcagcatctgctttcgGAGACATACCAT GTTATATCAACTTGTTTGAAGGCGTTTTTAGAG GTCTTTTCTGCTTTTGGTTTTGTCCACAAAATTGCTACGTTTGAGAAGGCAGCTGGTTTTCAG GCTTTAATTCAGTATACTGACACCGCAACTGCTTCAGAAGCTAGAAATGCATTGGACGGGAGAAGCATTCCAAG GTACCTGCTTCCAGAGCATGTTACATCTTGCCACCTCCGAATTACTTTTTCAGCTCATACAGATTTAAATATCAAATTTCAGTCTCATCGCAGCAG GGATTACACTAATCCTTACCTTCCTGTTAATCCTTCAGCAATTGAGGGTACTTTACAG CCTACAATTGGTCCTGATGGAAAAATAAAGGAGCCTGAGAGCAATGTACTACTTGCTTCCATAGAGAATATGCAATACGCTGTCACAGTTGATGTTCTTCACACA GTGTTCTCAGCATTTGGAACTGTCCAGAAAATTGCAATATTTGAGAAGAATGGTGGAACTCAAGCTTTAATCCAATACCCTG ACATGACCACAGCAGCAGTTGCCAAAGAGGCTCTTGAGGGGCATTGCATTTATGATGGTGGCTATTGTAAGCTTCATCTCTCATACTCTCGTCACACTGACCTCAATGTAAAG GCATATAGCGACAAGAGCAGAGATTACACGATTACTGACACTGGAATCCTCTCCAATCAAGCTTCATCTGTGCCGGCTGCTCCCGCTAGTTGGCAAGCAAACCCTCAAGTTGGCGTGCAAGCAGCAGCTCCAGTGGGGCTGGGACAGTTGCCTGCTTTTGCATCACCCGGTGGAGCATTCCAAGGCCAACCTTTTGTCCCACCTGGCGCCCCATATCATACTTCATCTGCTCTCCCGACAACTTCTGCTGGCTATCTTCAAGCTTCACAGCAGGTAGCTAAATATGGAATGCACCCAAGGCCTGCTGGTGGTGCACCGTACGTCGGACAACCTCCTAGGTATTTCTAG
- the LOC122020056 gene encoding polypyrimidine tract-binding protein homolog 1-like isoform X1, producing the protein MASSSGQPQFRYTQTPSKVLHLRNLPWECTEEELIELCKPFGKIVNTKCNVGANRNQAFVEFVDLNQAISMISYYASSSEPAQVRGKTVYIQYSNRQEIVNNKATGEVAGNVLLVTIEGVEAGDVSIDVIHLVFSAFGFVHKIATFEKAAGFQALIQYTDTATASEARNALDGRSIPRYLLPEHVTSCHLRITFSAHTDLNIKFQSHRSRDYTNPYLPVNPSAIEGTLQPTIGPDGKIKEPESNVLLASIENMQYAVTVDVLHTVFSAFGTVQKIAIFEKNGGTQALIQYPDMTTAAVAKEALEGHCIYDGGYCKLHLSYSRHTDLNVKAYSDKSRDYTITDTGILSNQASSVPAAPASWQANPQVGVQAAAPVGLGQLPAFASPGGAFQGQPFVPPGAPYHTSSALPTTSAGYLQASQQVAKYGMHPRPAGGAPYVGQPPRYF; encoded by the exons ATGGCTTCTTCGTCGGGGCAGCCGCAGTTTCGGTATACGCAGACGCCGTCCAAAGTGCTTCACCTACGGAATCTTCCCTGGGAATGTACGGAGGAGGAGCTGATCGAACTCTGCAAGCCGTTCGGTAAAATCGTCAACACTAAATGTAACGTGGGGGCCAACCGCAATCAGGCTTTTGTTGAATTT GTGGACCTTAATCAGGCTATCTCTATGATTTCGTACTATGCTTCCTCATCTGAGCCTGCACAAGTTCGTGGCAAAACAGTTTACATCCAATATTCAAACAGGCAAGAAATTGTGAATAATAAGGCCACCGGAGAGGTTGCCGGCAATGTTTTGCTTGTTACCATAGAAGGAGTTGAAGCTGGTGATGTCAGTATTGATGTTATTCATTTG GTCTTTTCTGCTTTTGGTTTTGTCCACAAAATTGCTACGTTTGAGAAGGCAGCTGGTTTTCAG GCTTTAATTCAGTATACTGACACCGCAACTGCTTCAGAAGCTAGAAATGCATTGGACGGGAGAAGCATTCCAAG GTACCTGCTTCCAGAGCATGTTACATCTTGCCACCTCCGAATTACTTTTTCAGCTCATACAGATTTAAATATCAAATTTCAGTCTCATCGCAGCAG GGATTACACTAATCCTTACCTTCCTGTTAATCCTTCAGCAATTGAGGGTACTTTACAG CCTACAATTGGTCCTGATGGAAAAATAAAGGAGCCTGAGAGCAATGTACTACTTGCTTCCATAGAGAATATGCAATACGCTGTCACAGTTGATGTTCTTCACACA GTGTTCTCAGCATTTGGAACTGTCCAGAAAATTGCAATATTTGAGAAGAATGGTGGAACTCAAGCTTTAATCCAATACCCTG ACATGACCACAGCAGCAGTTGCCAAAGAGGCTCTTGAGGGGCATTGCATTTATGATGGTGGCTATTGTAAGCTTCATCTCTCATACTCTCGTCACACTGACCTCAATGTAAAG GCATATAGCGACAAGAGCAGAGATTACACGATTACTGACACTGGAATCCTCTCCAATCAAGCTTCATCTGTGCCGGCTGCTCCCGCTAGTTGGCAAGCAAACCCTCAAGTTGGCGTGCAAGCAGCAGCTCCAGTGGGGCTGGGACAGTTGCCTGCTTTTGCATCACCCGGTGGAGCATTCCAAGGCCAACCTTTTGTCCCACCTGGCGCCCCATATCATACTTCATCTGCTCTCCCGACAACTTCTGCTGGCTATCTTCAAGCTTCACAGCAGGTAGCTAAATATGGAATGCACCCAAGGCCTGCTGGTGGTGCACCGTACGTCGGACAACCTCCTAGGTATTTCTAG
- the LOC122020056 gene encoding polypyrimidine tract-binding protein homolog 1-like isoform X2, with amino-acid sequence MISYYASSSEPAQVRGKTVYIQYSNRQEIVNNKATGEVAGNVLLVTIEGVEAGDVSIDVIHLVFSAFGFVHKIATFEKAAGFQALIQYTDTATASEARNALDGRSIPRYLLPEHVTSCHLRITFSAHTDLNIKFQSHRSRDYTNPYLPVNPSAIEGTLQPTIGPDGKIKEPESNVLLASIENMQYAVTVDVLHTVFSAFGTVQKIAIFEKNGGTQALIQYPDMTTAAVAKEALEGHCIYDGGYCKLHLSYSRHTDLNVKAYSDKSRDYTITDTGILSNQASSVPAAPASWQANPQVGVQAAAPVGLGQLPAFASPGGAFQGQPFVPPGAPYHTSSALPTTSAGYLQASQQVAKYGMHPRPAGGAPYVGQPPRYF; translated from the exons ATGATTTCGTACTATGCTTCCTCATCTGAGCCTGCACAAGTTCGTGGCAAAACAGTTTACATCCAATATTCAAACAGGCAAGAAATTGTGAATAATAAGGCCACCGGAGAGGTTGCCGGCAATGTTTTGCTTGTTACCATAGAAGGAGTTGAAGCTGGTGATGTCAGTATTGATGTTATTCATTTG GTCTTTTCTGCTTTTGGTTTTGTCCACAAAATTGCTACGTTTGAGAAGGCAGCTGGTTTTCAG GCTTTAATTCAGTATACTGACACCGCAACTGCTTCAGAAGCTAGAAATGCATTGGACGGGAGAAGCATTCCAAG GTACCTGCTTCCAGAGCATGTTACATCTTGCCACCTCCGAATTACTTTTTCAGCTCATACAGATTTAAATATCAAATTTCAGTCTCATCGCAGCAG GGATTACACTAATCCTTACCTTCCTGTTAATCCTTCAGCAATTGAGGGTACTTTACAG CCTACAATTGGTCCTGATGGAAAAATAAAGGAGCCTGAGAGCAATGTACTACTTGCTTCCATAGAGAATATGCAATACGCTGTCACAGTTGATGTTCTTCACACA GTGTTCTCAGCATTTGGAACTGTCCAGAAAATTGCAATATTTGAGAAGAATGGTGGAACTCAAGCTTTAATCCAATACCCTG ACATGACCACAGCAGCAGTTGCCAAAGAGGCTCTTGAGGGGCATTGCATTTATGATGGTGGCTATTGTAAGCTTCATCTCTCATACTCTCGTCACACTGACCTCAATGTAAAG GCATATAGCGACAAGAGCAGAGATTACACGATTACTGACACTGGAATCCTCTCCAATCAAGCTTCATCTGTGCCGGCTGCTCCCGCTAGTTGGCAAGCAAACCCTCAAGTTGGCGTGCAAGCAGCAGCTCCAGTGGGGCTGGGACAGTTGCCTGCTTTTGCATCACCCGGTGGAGCATTCCAAGGCCAACCTTTTGTCCCACCTGGCGCCCCATATCATACTTCATCTGCTCTCCCGACAACTTCTGCTGGCTATCTTCAAGCTTCACAGCAGGTAGCTAAATATGGAATGCACCCAAGGCCTGCTGGTGGTGCACCGTACGTCGGACAACCTCCTAGGTATTTCTAG